A single region of the Procambarus clarkii isolate CNS0578487 chromosome 81, FALCON_Pclarkii_2.0, whole genome shotgun sequence genome encodes:
- the LOC123773177 gene encoding tubulin alpha-1 chain, which translates to MRECISIHVGQAGVQMGNACWELYCLEHGIQPDGTMPSDKYVGGSDDSFNTFFSETGSGKHVPRAVFVDLEPSVVDEVRIGVYRYLFHPEQLITGKEDAANNYARGHYTIGKEIVDLVLDRVRKLADQCTGLQGFLIFHSFGGGTGSGFTSLLMERLSVDYGKKSKLEFAIYPAPQVATAVVEPYNSILTTHTTLEHSDCAFMVDNEAIYDICRRNLDIERPTYTNLNRLIGQIVSSITASLRFDGALNVDLTEFQTNLVPYPRIHFPLVTYAPVISAEKAYHEQLSVAEITNACFEPANQMVKCDPRHGKYMACCLLFRGDVVPKDVNAAIASIKTKRTIQFVDWCPTGFKVGINYQPPTVVPGGDLAKVSRAVCMLSNTTAIAEAWARLDHKFDLMYAKRAFVHWYVGEGMEEGEFTEAREDLAALEKDYEEVGMDSAEEEVDENEY; encoded by the exons CGTGAGTGCATCAGTATCCACGTGGGTCAGGCCGGCGTGCAGATGGGCAACGCCTGCTGGGAGCTGTATTGCCTTGAGCATGGCATCCAGCCGGACGGGACCATGCCCTCGGACAAGTACGTCGGCGGCAGCGATGACTCCTTCAACACCTTCTTCAGCGAGACTGGCTCGGGGAAACACGTGCCCAGGGCGGTCTTCGTCGACCTGGAGCCGTCAGTAGTGG ACGAGGTCCGGATCGGGGTATACCGGTACCTCTTCCACCCGGAACAGCTCATCACGGGCAAGGAGGACGCCGCCAACAACTACGCCCGCGGACACTACACCATCGGCAAGGAGATCGTCGACCTGGTGTTGGACCGCGTCCGCAAGCTGGCCGACCAGTGTACTGGGCTACAG GGTTTTCTCATCTTCCACTCGTTCGGTGGTGGCACGGGCTCTGGCTTCACCTCCCTGCTCATGGAGAGGCTGTCGGTCGACTACGGCAAGAAGAGTAAACTGGAATTCGCCATATACCCGGCCCCGCAG GTGGCAACAGCTGTGGTCGAGCCCTACAACTCTATCCTGACAACTCACACCACACTGGAGCACTCCGACTGTGCCTTCATGGTGGACAACGAGGCTATCTATGACATCTGCCGCAGGAACCTTGACATTGAGCGGCCTACCTACACCAACCTTAACCGCCTTATCGGCCAGATTGTCTCCTCCATTACCGCATCCCTCAGGTTCGACGGCGCCCTCAATGTCGATCTAACCGAGTTCCAGACTAACTTAGTGCCATACCCCCGTATCCACTTTCCTCTTGTGACCTACGCTCCGGTCATCTCCGCCGAGAAGGCCTACCACGAGCAGCTGTCTGTAGCTGAGATCACCAACGCCTGCTTCGAGCCCGCCAATCAGATGGTGAAGTGTGACCCCCGCCATGGCAAGTACATGGCCTGTTGTCTCCTCTTCCGTGGGGACGTGGTGCCCAAAGACGTCAACGCTGCCATCGCTTCCATCAAAACCAAACGTACCATCCAGTTCGTGGACTGGTGCCCCACAGGCTTCAAGGTGGGCATCAACTACCAGCCTCCCACTGTAGTGCCCGGCGGGGACCTGGCCAAGGTGTCACGTGCTGTCTGTAtgctctccaacaccaccgccatcgCTGAGGCTTGGGCTCGCCTCGACCACAAGTTCGACTTGATGTATGCCAAGCGAGCCTTTGTCCACTGGTACGTCGGGGAAGGCATGGAAGAGGGCGAGTTTACTGAGGCCCGTGAGGACCTGGCCGCCCTTGAGAAGGACTATGAAGAGGTCGGCATGGACTCTGCCGAGGAAGAGGTCGACGAGAATGAATATTAA